GAGATTATGCTTGCCAGGAAGAAAAAGCCGGTGGTCATCTCAATGTCCGATGTCGCTGCCTCCGGAGGGTACTACATCTCCTCAGCTGCTTCTAAGATCGTTGCCCATAGAACCACCCTGACTGGCTCCATCGGGGTTCTTGCTGGAAAGTTCAATATGAAGAAGCTTTATGAGAGATTGGGGGTGAATAAGGAGTTGGTTGTTCGAGGCGAGAAGGCGGCGATGTACACCGATTATCGTGGATTTACCCCCAAGGAGAAAGAGGCGCTTAAAAGGAGTATAGAAGCTGTCTATCACAATTTCATCAGTCGGGTGGCAGAGGGTAGAGGGATGAAGCCCGAGAAGGTGGATAAGATAGGAAGAGGGAGGGTCTATACCGGCGATGAGGCAAAGGGTATAGGCCTGGTTGATGCATTAGGTGGGCTCTCCCGGGCGATAGAGATAGCGAAAAAGGAAGCGGGTATCCCCGCGGAAGAGAAGGTTGAACTGGTAATCTATCCTCGAAAAAAGGGATTCTGGGAATCGCTTTCCGCTTTCACGGATGGCGAGGTGGGTTTATTTCGCGAGGGTTTTGGGATAAAACTTCCTCCAGCCATCCATTCGTTTAGCAGAGAGAGGGTGTTTCTTTTCCCATTGTATCTGGTGACAGAGAAAGAGGTGGAGAAATGACCAAACGATTGGATTATCTATTCAAACCGAGATCAATTGCCGTTATCGGTGCTTCCCGGAATGAGAAATCCGTAGGGTATGCTATCCTCCATAACTTAATAGCTGGAGGGTTTACCGGGAGTATCTATCCTGTTAATCCTAAGGCTGAGGAGGTTCATGGCCTTCCCTGTTACCCCTCGGTGCTCGATATACCAGGGGAGGTTGATCTCGCCTTCAATGTTGTTCCCGCCAAGTTTGTGGTTCCTGTTACCGAGGAGTGTGGCAGGAAGGGGGTGAAGGCGATGGTCGTCATCTCCGCTGGTTTCAAAGAAACTGGTCCTGAGGGAGCAAAAAGGGAAGAGGAGCTGGTGAAGATGGCGAGGAAATATGGGATTCGCTTCGTTGGTCCCAATTGTATGGGGATACTGAATACCTCGCCCGAGGTGAAGATGAATGCCACCTTCGCCAAAAGCTATGCCCTGCGGGGGGAGATGGCTCTTCTCTCCCATTCTGGGGCGCTTGGGATCGCTATCCTCGATTTCGCCTTGGATATAAAGGTGGGTTTTTCGATGTTCGTCTCCATCGGCAATATGGCTGATCTTTCCAATATCGATTTCCTCGAATACTGGGCGCAGGATGAAAACACCAAAGTCATTCTCCTCTACTTGGAAACCTTCGCTGATGCCCGAAAGTTCGCCGAGGTAGCGGCGAAGGCATCGCAGAGGAAGCCGATAGTGGTGATGAAGACAGGGAGGACAATGGAGGGAGCAAGAGCCGCCATCTCCCATACCGGTGCCTTAGCCAGCTCAGATCTCGCCGTAGATTGCCTCTTTGACAGGGCGGGTGTAATCCGGGTGGATATGGTCGAGGAGATGTTCGATCTGGGTAAAACCCTTTGCAAACAACCCCTCCCTAAGGGAAAGAGGGTTGGGGTTATCTCCAATGGTGGAGGAATGGGGATAATCGCCACCGATGCAGTAGTTCGGATGGGCCTTTCCGTTCCTCCTTTTGCTGAGGAGACGCAGAAGAGGATGAAGGCAGCCCTTACCCGTCCTGAGGCGTCGGTGATCAACCCGGTCGACACCATCGCTCAAGCCAGCTATTCCGAATATTATGAGGTGGTAAAGGCTGCCCTTGAGGACCCAGGGATAGATGCGGTTTTGGTCATCTTCATTCCTACTATGCTTACCGATCCCTGGGAGCCAGCGAAGGCTATCGTTGCTGCAGGGAAAGGGGCGAAAAAACCGATCCTCGTCTCTTTTGTGGGCTTAGGGGCTCACCATGAAGGCGTTCCCTTCCTTGAGAAGAATGGTTTCCCCGTCTATCCCTTCCCTGAAGCGGCCATCAAATGCCTTCGTTGGATGTATGATTATTACCTCTGGAGGTCTCGTCCCCGGTTCGAGGTGAAGGAATTCCTGGTGGATAAGGATAAGGCAAGGGAGATAATCGAGAAGGCAAGGGCTGAAGAAAGAGAGAAACTTTCTGACCTCGAGGGAATTGAGCTTGCCTCTTCTTATGGCATTCCGGTTGCCCGGGTGAGGATAGCCAAGGATGAGGATGAGGCAGTGGCTTATGCGGAGGAGTTCGGTTATCCAGTAGTGCTCAAGGTCCATTCGCCGGAGATCATCCATAAATCGGATGTGGGTGGGGTTATCGTTGGTATTTCCTCCGACTCTGAGGTGAGGGAGGCGTTTTTCACCTTGAAGGAGCGAGCAGCCAAGGTGGCTGGTGCTCAGTTTCTCGGAGTAGTGGTTCAAGAGATGGTTTCAGGGGGGAAGGAGACGATAATAGGCGTTTCCTCCGATCCTATGGTGGGCCATCTGATGATGTTCGGCT
This portion of the Acidobacteriota bacterium genome encodes:
- a CDS encoding acetate--CoA ligase family protein, with amino-acid sequence MTKRLDYLFKPRSIAVIGASRNEKSVGYAILHNLIAGGFTGSIYPVNPKAEEVHGLPCYPSVLDIPGEVDLAFNVVPAKFVVPVTEECGRKGVKAMVVISAGFKETGPEGAKREEELVKMARKYGIRFVGPNCMGILNTSPEVKMNATFAKSYALRGEMALLSHSGALGIAILDFALDIKVGFSMFVSIGNMADLSNIDFLEYWAQDENTKVILLYLETFADARKFAEVAAKASQRKPIVVMKTGRTMEGARAAISHTGALASSDLAVDCLFDRAGVIRVDMVEEMFDLGKTLCKQPLPKGKRVGVISNGGGMGIIATDAVVRMGLSVPPFAEETQKRMKAALTRPEASVINPVDTIAQASYSEYYEVVKAALEDPGIDAVLVIFIPTMLTDPWEPAKAIVAAGKGAKKPILVSFVGLGAHHEGVPFLEKNGFPVYPFPEAAIKCLRWMYDYYLWRSRPRFEVKEFLVDKDKAREIIEKARAEEREKLSDLEGIELASSYGIPVARVRIAKDEDEAVAYAEEFGYPVVLKVHSPEIIHKSDVGGVIVGISSDSEVREAFFTLKERAAKVAGAQFLGVVVQEMVSGGKETIIGVSSDPMVGHLMMFGLGGIYVEVMKDVSFKLHPISEFDAEEMIRRIKGYPLLEGVRGGMRADIEALKEALLRVSQLVSDFPEIAEVDLNPFLVLPEGKGARAVDVRISLKKKA